A window of Sphingobium sp. TKS genomic DNA:
CGCCCGCGAACCGATGTCCGGTCGTCGGCTCCAGATCTCGAAAGCCTCGATGCCCGGTAGTGTGCGAGGCAATGCATCAAGGACCTGCTGCCAGTTCTCATGTTTCTCGCTGATCATGATCGTCCGCTCGCCATCCACGGAATCGATGGTCAACATGACGATAAAAATCGTTGAAGCGCTATAAGGCAGGCGTGCGACCGAAACCTGACGGACGGCGCTCCATGGTTCGGACCAGTGCATTGCACGATTGCCGAGCACGACGGTGTCATGAGCAACATCAATGATTTCGATTGGCATTCTCTCAGGCTTGGCCATTCCCATCTTTAATCCTTTAGCGAAGGGAATAGTCGTTCCCTAAGCGCGGCTGCATCGGCCTGCCGTTCCTCGACGGTCTTGTCATCGATGGCATCGATCGCGCTTTGTAGATGGACCGCAACGGTGCCGCGTTCGTTAACCTGGTCAAGAAGAGCCAACGCCTTCTTCATCAGCGACAAGGCCTTCTCCGTGTCCCTTTGCTTTTGCATATTGCCTGCCGTCTACCTTCGCGCTTGTAGCTATAATCGTAGCAGGCTGGCATCAACATGTCTGAATTAGATCCATATTGCCTGCATAACCAAGAATGGAGTGCGCACAGATCGCTCATCCGGGTCGCAATCAGCTAGTCGTTCACCAGATTGTAGGCGATTCCGATCCGGCGCGGCGCGCTCGCGCGTTTTCCCAATGTACGCTCGATGAATTTTCGCGCCGCTACCTCGTTGGAGAAGGAAACAGTGATGCTCGAATGCGTGCGGCCGATGCGTCCCCAACGGAGCGCGACGATGACATGCCCAAATAGATC
This region includes:
- a CDS encoding WGR domain-containing protein, coding for MFEPPTQLVDWCCALEAVDAERNIARAYHIHASQDLFGHVIVALRWGRIGRTHSSITVSFSNEVAARKFIERTLGKRASAPRRIGIAYNLVND